Genomic segment of Fundidesulfovibrio magnetotacticus:
GATCCGGTGCGCCCCGTGCGGGGCCGCCCGGGCTACGCGCTCCAGTCCAGGATCACCTTCCCGCTCTGGCCGCCGATCATCGCCTCGAAGCCCAACGCGTATTCCTCCACCGGGAAGCGGTGGGTGATCACCGGGCGGATGTCCAGCCCGCTCTGGAGCATGGCCGTCATCTTGTACCACGTCTCGAACATCTCGCGGCCGTAGATGCCCTTGATCACAAGTCCCTTGAAAATCACGTGGTTCCAGTCGATGGCCGTGGACTTGGGCGGAATGCCCAGAAGCGCCACGCGGCCGCCGTGGTTCATGTTCTCCAGCATGGACTCGAACGCCCTCGGCGCGCCCGACATCTCCAGGCCCACGTCGAAGCCCTCCGTCATGCCCAGCTCCGCCATCACCTCGGGCAGCCCGCGCTCCAGCACGTTCACCGCCCGCGTGGCCCCCATCTTCTCCGCCAGGCCCAGGCGGTAGGGGTTCACGTCCGTGATCACCACGTGACGCGCCCCGGCATGGCGCGCGATGGCCACCGCCATGATTCCGATGGGGCCCGCGCCCGTGATGAGCACGTCCTCGCCCACCAGATCGAACGACAGCGCCGTGTGCGCCGCGTTGCCGAACGGATCGAAAATCGCGGCCAGGTCGTCTTCGATGCCGTCGGGGATCTTGAAGGCGTTGAACGCCGGAATCGCCAGGTAGTCCGCGAAGCACCCGGGACGGTTCACGCCCACGCCCACCGTGTTGCGGCACAGATGCCTGCGTCCCGCGCGGCAGTTGCGGCAGAAGCCGCACGTCACGTGGCCCTCGCCCGAAACCCGGTCGCCCACCTGGAAACCGCGCACCTCCTGGCCCACGGCCACCACCTCGCCCACGTACTCGTGGCCCACCACCATGGGCGCGGGAATCGTCCTGGCCGCCCACTCGTCCCACTTCCAGATGTGCACGTCCGTGCCGCAGATGGCCGTCTTCCTGATCTTGATCAGCACGTCGTTGTGCCCGGGCTCGGGCTTCTTCACGCGCTGGAGCTCAAGCCCCTCGCCAGGGCCGGTTTTGACCAATGCTCTCATGCTATGTCCTCCCGCTTCAGCGGTCTGGTTGATTGTCGTTGCGCCAGAGCTTCGCCAGGCACGGCATACGCGGGCGACAGGGCCGTCTGGGGAGAAGCCTCCGGCGGGCAAAGGGCTTCGCCCTCTGCACTCCCGAGTTGCTTCGCGGGCTCCCCCGGGCACGCCATCGTGTCTTGTCCCCGGGTGCAGGCCCCCCGCCAGCACAGCAGCAGACTCCCGCCGCTAAATCACGCCCAGGGCCTTGCCGACCTTGGCGAAGGCCGCCGCCGCCTGTTCCACGTGTTCGGTGGTGTGGGCGGCGCTCATCTGGGTGCGGATGCGGGCCTTGCCCAGGGGAACGACGGGGTAGGAGAACCCGGTGACGTAGACGCCTTCCTCCAGCATGGCGGCGGCCATGCGGCCCGCCAGGGCGGCGTCGCCCAGCATGACGGGGATGATGGGGTGTCCCGCTCCGGCCAGGGTGAAGCCGTGGCCTTCCATGAGTTTGCGGAAGAGCGCGGCGTTGGCTTCCAGGCGCGCGCGCAGTGCCGCGCCTTCGGGGGAGGCCAGCAGTTCCAGCACGCGCAGGGTGGCGGCGGCGATGGCCGGGGCCAGGCTATTGGAGAAGAGATAGGGCCGGGAGCGCTGTCGCAGCAGGTCCACGATCTGGCGGCGGCCGGAGGTGTAGCCGCCGGAGGCGCCGCCCAGGGCCTTGCCGAGTGTGCCGGTGATCACGTCCACGCGCCCCAGCACGCCGCGCAGTTCCACGGAGCCCCGGCCGTGCCGACCCACGAAGCCCACGGCGTGGGAGTCGTCCACCATGGTGAGCGCGCCGTGCTTGTCGGCCAGGTCGCAGAGGGCGTCCAGGTCGGCCACCACGCCGTCCATGGAAAACACGCCGTCGGTGGCGACGAGAATGTGGCGCGCGCCGTCGGCGCGGGCCTGGACGAGCTGTTTTTCCAGGTCGGCCATGTCGTTGTTGGCGTAGCGGTAGCGTTTGGCCTTGCACAGGCGCACGCCGTCGATGATGGAGGCGTGGTTGAGCGCGTCGGAGACGATGGCGTCCTCGGGTCCCAGGAGCGTTTCGAAGAGGCCGGCGTTGGCGTCGAAGCAGCTGGAATAGAGGATGGTGTCCTCGGTCTGGAGGAAGTCCGAGAGGGCTTTTTCCAGGGCCTTGTGCACGGTCTGCGCGCCGCAGATGAAGCGCACGCTGGCCATGCCGAAGCCGTAGCGGTCGAGCCCGTCCTTGGCGGCCTGGATCATGCGGGGGTCGCCCGCGAGGCCCAGGTAGTTGTTGGCGCAGAAGTTGAGCACTTCGCGGCCGTCCTCCAGGCGCACAAGGGCGGCCTGTGGCCCGGCGAGCACGCGTTCGCCCTTGAAGAGGCCGTCGCGGCGGATCTGTTCGAGGGTCTCGTCCAGCTGGGTGAGAAATTGTTCGCGCATGGGCGCTCCTTGGTCAGTGTCGGATGGCGGGGCTAGGCTTCGTCCTTGGGGCGTCCCTGCCCGATGCCCAGGAGCTTGAGCGCCCCCTTGGCGTAGAGCATGAACTGCCGGGGATTGCGCAGGCTCAGGACCTTGCGCAGGATGGGCATGGGCCGGAAGTAGAAGCGCATGTAGCAGCGCTTGAGGAGCTTGGAAAGCTCGTCGCGGGAGAGGCGTTCCTCCCAGATGGGCTCGACGAAGTTGGGCACGGGGTCCAGGGCCTGGGCGCGCCAGATGTCGGCGGGGAAGAGGCCCTTTCGCACGCCGTCCTCGAAGATCTTCGTGCCGTGGTAGACGATGAGGATGTTGAACTGGGCGAAGTCCGAGTCGATGGAAACGGCGGTCTCTATCAGGTGGAGCACGTCTTCGCGGGTCTTGTGGTGCGGGAAGCCGATGATCCAGTTGGTGCTGGTGACGATGCCCGCCTTGCGGCACATCTTCATGGCCCGGCGCACCTGGGCGATGGTGATTTTCTTGTTGATGTCGCGCAGGCCTTCGTCGGTGGAGGTTTCCACGCCGAAGAGGATCTGGCGGCAGCCGGAGCGCCGCGCCAGGGCGAGCATTTCCTCGTCGATGGCGTCCACGCGGCCCCGGAAGGCCCAGGTGATGTTCCACCCCCGGTCCAGGATGGCCTGGGCGATGGCGCGCACGCGCTTGGCCGTGGCGTTGAAGAGATCGTCGAAGAAGAAGAATTCCCGGATGCCCCGGCCGTGGTAGGCCTCCATCTCCTCCATGATGTTTTCCACGGAGCGCGTGCGGTAGGAGGAATAGGGGCGGCAGCAGAAGGTGCAGTTGAAGGGGCACCCGCGCGAGGAGCAGATGGTGCCCACGGGCTGGCCCGTGCCGATGGCGGAATAGTAGCGCCTGTAGTCCAGGGCGTCGAAGGCCGGGAATGGCAGGGAGTCGATGTCCTTCACGAACCCGGCGGGGCCTGTGAACACGGGCGCGCCGTCCAGGCCCCGGAAGACCAGGGCGGGGATGTCGGCCAGGGGCGTGCGGTCTTCGAGGGCGTCGAGAAAGCGCGGCAGGGTGTGTTCGGCCTCTCCCAGCACGAGGTAGTCCACACAGTCGTGGGTGAGGCTTTCGTTGGGGAAAAGGTCGGCGTGGGGGCCTCCCCAGACCAGGGGGACGCCGGGCAGCGCTTCCCGCAGCCTGCGGGTGAGGGCCAGGGCGTCGTGGAGGTTGGGGGTGTAGACGGTCATGCCGATGACGTCGGGCCTGATCTCCAGGGCCTTCCTGACCACCTCGGCGTGGTTCATGCGCTCCAGGATGGTGTCCAGGAGCACGGCCTCGTGGCGTCCGTGGGCGCGCAACGCCCCGGCCAGGTACATGATCCCGATGGGCGGAAAGATGCCGATGTCGGAGGCTTCGAGCTGCCAGGAGCTGGAGGTCTTGGCGATGCTCAGGTCCGGGACGTTCATGAGGAGGATTTTCAAGACCCGGCTCCTTGCTCGATGTCGGAAATGATTTTCGCGGGCACGCCGCCCGCCACGCTGCGCGGTGGCACGTCGCGGGTGACCACGGCCCCCGCGGCGATCACGGCGTCGCGGCCCACGGTCACGCCGCCCAGGAGCACCGCTCCCGCGCCGATCCAGACGTTGTCGCCCACGGTGACGGGGCGGCCGGTGTAGGCGCGCTCCACGGCCTGCAGGTCCAGGCGGCGGAAGTCGTGGTCGCCGGTGACGATCATGGCCCCGGGGCCGATGAGCACCTGCTCGCCCAGGGTGATGCCCCCCTGCCCCGAGGCCAGCACGGCGTTCACGCCGATCCAGCAGCGCGCGCCGGTGACGATGCCCTCGCCGGGGCGCGAATCGGAGGTGAAGGTGCACAGGTAGGCCGCGCGCATCACGCGGGTGCAGTCGCCCAGCTCGATGGCGGCGGCGGAGGCGTGCAGCCGGGCGAGGCGGTCCACGTAGACGCTGCGGCCCAGCCGGATGGAGTCCATGTGCAGGAGCTCCGCGCCGGACTCGAACACTGGGGTGGAGGCGCAGGCCCCCAGGAGCGGGCGGTAGAGCGCGCCGCGCAGGGCCATGCCGGGCAGCCCGGGGAGCCAGCCGACCAGGGCCTGGGCGGTCTGCTCCAGGGCGTAGCGCAAGGGGCTCGACGCGCGCGAGGCGAGATAGACCGCGAGTCCGGCCTGGCCTGTGCGGCCCATGTAGTCTTCGAGTCGTCCTTGGGGTTCTTGGCGGGGATTGCTCATGGCGTGCTCCGGTAGGCGGAGGGTCCGGCGGACCGCAAGCCGTCCCCTTAGGCCGTTTCGACGGCACAGGCAAGCCCCGGCGGAGGCTTTGGGCATCCTCCGGGCTTGCCTGGGCCCGCCGGAATGGCTATCTCACGGCCAATCAACGACAACCCCGGAGCGAACATGTCCGCCAAATACACCATCCACCCCCTCGTGGTGGGTTCCAAGCGTTTCGACAAAGGCTTCATGACTTACCAGCAGGAGATGGGCACGCCCTACGTGATCCCCCTCTACGCCTGGCTCGTGCTGGGCGGCGAGAAGAAGATCCTGGTGGACACCGGGGAACTCCGGCCCATCGTCAGCCCCGACCGCGAGGAGTTCATCGGGGCCAAGATCGAGACCATCGAGGAAGGCCTGGCCCGCCACGGCCTCACCCCCGAGGACATCGACATCGTGATCCACACCCACCTGCACCGCGACCACTGCGAAAACGACTACAAGTTCACCAACGCCACCTTCTATGTCCACGAGAAGGAAATGGAAGTGGTGCACGACCCCCATCCCCTGGACTACCGCTACCAGGAGGACTTCATCCTCGACGTGGAGGAGAACGGACAGATCAAGACCCTCTCCGAGGACACCGAAGTGGTCCCCGGCATCACCATGATCCACACCCCGGCACACACCGAGGGCTCCATGAGCGTGCTCATCGAGACGGCCAAGGGCAAGGCGCTCATCACGGGCTTCTGCTGCATCATGGACAACTTCTACCCCGCCAAGGAAGTGAAAGGCCTGGGCATGGAGGTGATCCCCCCCTCCACCTGCCTGGACCTCAAGGAAGCCTACGATATCGTGCTCAAGTGCCGCGACATGGCCGACATCATCATCCCCCTGCACGAGCCGAAGTTCGCCCGGGAAGGGGCCATCGGCTAGCAAGGCATCGCCCTCAACGCCCCGCGCGCGCCACGGCCGGACGCGCGCGGGCCGTAGCGCGCCGGACGCACCCCGGCCCTCCTCCGGCCCCGACCGGAGGCCCCATGCCCAGCCGCAGCCCGCTCCCGTCCACCGCCGCCCGGCTCCTTCCGGGCCTGATCCTGGCCCTGCTCCTGGCCGCCTGCACCCCCAAGCAGCCCCCGGCCGTCTACCAGCTGGGCGACTTCGAGGTGTTCGCCCTGGGCGACTACCAGGGCACGCGCCCCCTGAAGGAGCTGGCCAAAAGCGGCGACTTCGGCCTGGGCACCCTGCACGGCCTGGACGGCGAGATGGTGGTGGTGGACGGCGTGTTCTACCGCGCCGACGGCCAGTGCAACCTGACGCGGCCCTCCATGGACGCGCTCTCGCCCTTCGCAAATCTGGTCACCTTCAAGGCCCAGGGCCGGGAGGCCGTGAAGGACATGCCCCACATGGCCGCCCTGACCCAGTGGCTGGACGCCCGCCTGCCCAAGGGCGGCTTCGCGGCAGCCCGCGTGGACGCCGGATTCAAGAGCCTGACCATCCGCAGCGTGCCGGGCTACGCCCAGCCCTGGCCCCACCTCACCGACGCCCTCAAGACCCAGCACGTGAAGACCATCGCGAACGCCCGGGGCACCCTGGTGGCCCTGCGCGGCCCGGCCCGCCCCGGCGGCGGCTGGGTGGCGGGATGGCACGTCCACTTCGTCAGCGAGGACCGCACCCTGGGCGGCCACGTGCTCGGCTTCGAGGGCCTGGAGGGTCAGGCCGCGTGGATGTCGCTGGAGCGCCTGGTGCTGGAACTGCCCACGCAGAAGCCGTGACGGATCGCCCGGCCGCGCCCTTCTCCACCGCGCCCCGTCCCATCGCGTCTGGTCCGGTCATGTCTGGTCCGGTCGTGCCCGGCTCTGGCGTGCCCGGCTCTGGCGTGTTCGGCTTCGCCCCGACGGCGCGCCTCCTGGCCGCCCTGCTGGCGCTTTGCCTGTGCTGCGCCCCCCCGGCCCGGGCCGCAGACGACGCCCCGTACGCCCGGGTGCTCGCGGCCCACGTGCGCGGCGGCCTCGTGGACTACCCCGCCCTCAAGGCCGACCGGGCGGACCTGGACGCCTACCTGGAGGGCATGGCCGCCGTGGACCTGGAAGCCCTGCCCCGCGCGCAGGCCCTGGCCGCCGCCGTCAACCTCTACAACGCCGCCACCCTGGCCCTGGTGCGCGACCACTGGCCCGTGGCCTCCATCCGCGACATCGGGGGGCTCTTCGGCTCGCCCTGGAAGATCCGCTTCGTGCGCACGGCCCGGGGCCTGATGACCCTGGACGAACTGGAGCACGGCTTCCTGCGCCCGCGCTTCGGGGAGTCGCGCGTGCACGCGGCCCTCAACTGCGCCTCGCGAGGCTGCCCGCCCCTGGCCGGGGAGCCCTTCGAGGCCGCGCGCCTGGACGAACAGCTGGACCGCGCGGCCAGGGCCATGCTCTCGGTGCCGGACCGGGCGCGCCTGGAAGGCGCGACGCTCCACGTGAGCGCCATCTTCGACTGGTATTCCGATGATTTCGGCGGCAAGCCGGGCGTGATCGCCTTCGTGGCCCGCCACGCCCCGCCGGAGCTGGCCGGACAGCTGGCGGTCCTGGACCCGCAGGCCGTTACGCTGAAGTTCCTGCCCTACGACTGGTCCGTGAACGGGCCGCCGCCAGGCCGCTGAGCCGGGAGCGGTTCCGGCCCCCCCTCACCACCCTGCCCTCCGGCCTCCATCCGGTCCGCTCTTCGCCCTGCGCTCCGGTCAGCGTTCGGGGTCTCACTTCGTCCCGCGCCCTCGCCCTGCGCTCCGGCTCTCGCACGGGCAGGGTTGCGGGCCTGCCCGGGTCCCGGGCCAAGTTCCGAACCGCGCTCCTGGCCGCGCTCCGGGCCGGGTTCCGTCTATTGCCCGGGGACCTGGCCGGGGGCGGCGGGAGGCAGCCCCGCCGCCCGCGCCGCAGCCCGCGTGCGCCGGGCCAGCCCCTCCGGACAGGCCCCCAGGGCGCGGCCCAGGTCGGCCAGGGTGTCCACGTCCGCCAGTTCCGGCAGGACGAAGGGATCGAGGGGGGCCATCACCTCCAGGGTGCGGGCCAGCAGGCCGGGCTCGCTCCAGGGCATGTCCCGGAAGACCTCGGGCAGGAAGTTCCCCCGGGTGAAGCCCACGGTCCAGTAGCCGCCGTCCGGGGAGGGGCCGAGACACGCGCGGCCCGCGCGCAGGCCCTCCACCAGGAGCCCCGCGGCCCCGGGCGAGAGGCACGGCACGTCGGAACCCACGGCGGCCGCCGCGTCGCAGCCTGCCGCAAAGGCCCAGGCGAAGGCGTTTTCCAGGCGCTCGCCCAGGTGCGCGCCCCGCTGGGCCACGCACTCCCGGCCCTCTCCCAGCCAGCGGCGGACCAAGGGAATCTCCGCGCCCGGCTCCACCAGCAGCGCCACCCGCGCGCCCGCCCCGTCCAGGGCCTCCAGCACGTCCTCCACCATGGCGCGGTAGAGGGCCAGGGCCGCCCTGTCGCCCACGTCGCGGGCCAAGCGGGTCTTCACGCGCCCCTCCAGGGGGGCGCGCAGCATCAGGAGCAGGCGGACGTCAGGCCGCACGGCCCACCCGCCGGGGAGCCCTGCGCGGAGCGCAGCCTGGAGTAGGGCGGCTCTGCCGCCCGTAAGCGGCTCCCACAAACCCCGCTTCAGGGTTTGTCATCAAGCTGAGTGCGGAGCCCTCTTTGCCCGCCGGAGGCTTCTTCTCCGTCATCCCGCCGCTCAGGCCAGCGCCCCCTGACAGCTGGACCCCGCGCCGGCCGTGCAGCCCAGGCAGTGCGCCCCGGTGACCACCGTGCGCCCGGCCAGGGCCTCGCGGTCGAAGGCGTCCAGGTGGTCGGGCGCGCCGTGGTTCACGCGCAGGCCCAGGGCCTGGTTGAAGTCGCAGTCGTAGAGCGCCCCGTCCCAGCCCACGTTCACCTGGCGGCGGCACATGAGCCCGGGCAGCGTGGCGGGGTTGAAGGAATCGCGCAGGAGCTTCCAGTAGTCCTGGGCCTGGCCCATGGCTTCCAGCTCCTCCAGGTAGCGGCCCAGGGGCATGTTGGCGATGGCGATCAGGCGCGAGAAGGCCACGCCGTGGGGGGCCAGCTCCTTGCGGTAGGCGTCCTCCAGGCTCTTCTGGCAGGGCGGCAGGTAGGGCCCCAGGGGGTGGTTGAACACCAGGTCCAGCGCCGGGCCGCCGGGCGCGGCGTAGCCCAGGGCGTTCAGGCGGCGCATGGCCGAGAGCACCTTGCGGTAGACCCCGGCGCCGCGCATGGGGTCCACGTTCTGCTCCAGGTAGCAGGGCAGCGAGGCCACCAGCCCCACCTCCAGCTCCCGGTAAAGGGCCGGGAAGTCCTCGAAACCCGGCTCCTCCAGGATGGCCAGGTTGCTGCGCACCTGCACGGCCAGGCCCGCGCCCCGCAGCCCGCGCAGGAAGTCCGGCAGGCCGGGGTTCATCTCGGGCGAGCCGCCGGTCACGTCCACCAGGGCGGGCCTCACGGCCAGGGCGGCGGCGAGTGCCTTGTTCAGGGTGGCGCGGTCCATGAGCTCCACGCGGGCCGGACCGGCCTCCAGATGGCAGTGGGTGCAGGAGAGGTTGCACCGAAGCCCCACGTTCACCTGGAGCACGTCCAGGCCGTCGGCCCGGATGGCCCCTCCGGCCAGTTCCTCGAATGCGTTCACGGTGTGTCCTCCTCGGTAAGCGGCGGGTAGTCCCGGGCGAGTCGCTCCGGGGACGCCCCCAGCAGATAGCGGGCCATGATGCCCCAGTTGGCGAAGGTGCGCCGCCAGACCCCGTCGGCCTCCCAGCGCCGGGGCGAGGCCGTGCAGCGGCCCCGGGCGAAGCCTGCGCGCATCCCGGCGCGGCGGGCGCGCGCCAAGAGGTCCACGTCCTCCAGGATGGGGATGTCCGCGTAGCCGCCCAGGGCGTGGAAAACAGCGCGCTCCATGAAGATGGCCTGGTCGCCGTAGGGCACGCCCGTGATCCGCGAGCGCAGCGTGGCCGCCAGCGCCACGAGCTTCAGCGACCAGCGCGTCGAACGGATGGCCAGGCCGAAGGCCCCGACCCTGCGTCCTGAGGCCAGCACGCGCTCCATGGCGGCGAAGGCCCCGACGGGCAGGGCGCAGTCGGCGTGCAGGAACACCAGCACGTCGCCGCCGGCCACGGCCGCCCCGGCGTTCATCTGGCGCGCGCGCCCTCGCGGGGCGCACAGGGCCGTTACGCCGGGGCGGTCCAGGGCGGCCAGGGTGTCGGCCCCGGGGCGTCCGTCCACAACCACGATCTCCACGGGCAGTCCGTAGCCCACGGCGCGCACGTGGTCCACCAGGCGGTTGATGCGTGCCGCTTCGCCCAGAACCGGCACGATGACAGAATAGCTCGGGGACATGGCGGCCCAGGCATAGCAGCCGGGCGCGCTCCGCGCAAATCCCGCCGCCCGGGTTCCCTGGAGGTTCCCCCTTGACCTGGGCCGCGAACGGGTCCATCACCCGGACCGAGGAGCCGACCATGCGCATCGCCACCATCGAGCACGTCCCCTTCGAGGGGCCCGCCAACATCGCCGTCTGGGCCTCAAGCCGGGGCCACCACCTGGACCGCCGCCTGCTCCACGCGGGCCACGCCCTGCCCGAGCCCGGGGAGTTCGACCTGCTCGCGGTGATGGGCGGCCCCATGAGCGTGCACGACGAACTCGAGTTCCCCTGGCTGGCCGACGAGAAGCGCTGCGTGAAGCAGGCCGTGGCCCGGGGCCGCAGCGTGCTGGGCGTGTGCCTGGGCGCGCAGCTGCTCGCCGAGGTGCTGGGCGGCCACGTGACGAAGAACGCGCAGCGCGAGATCGGCTGGCATCCTCTTTCGGCCTCGCCCTGGGCCGCGGCTTCGCCGCTCATGCGGGGCATCCCCGCGCGCTTCACGGGCTTCCACTGGCACGGCGAGACCTTCTCCCTGCCCAAGGGGGCCACGCTGCTGGCCGCAAGCGAGGCCTGCGCCCACCAGGCCTTCGGCGTGGGCGGCAAGCTGGCCGGGCTCCAGTTCCACTTCGAGACCACCGCCGAGAGCATGGAGGCCCTGATCGCCCACTGCGGCGACGAGATGGACCCCGGGCCCTTCACGCAGGACGCCGACACCCTGCGCCGCCTGGCCCCCAGCCACCTGCCGGAGCTGGAGGCCATGCTCTTCACCCTGCTGGACAACATGGCCCGGGAGGCCTGATCCCCCGCCGGACCGCGACGCACCCGATCCATGACCTCCGCCAAGGGCCGCGAGCCCCTCTTCACCGCCGATTTCCTCGGCCTGTGCTGCATCATCTTCCTGGCCTACTGCAACCACACGGTGTTCTACAGCCTGGACGTGCACCTGGCGCGCCTGGGCATCGAGCCGGGATGGCGCGGGCTGCTCATCGGCGCGTCGTCCCTCTCCACCATCGCGGCCTACCTGGCGCTCTCGCCCTCCACCACCACGGCCAACGCCTCGCGCCGCGCCTGCGCCGGGGCCGTGCTGCTCATGGCTTGCGGATCGGCCTACCTGGCGGCCGCCGACCCGTGGTCGATCCTGGCCGTGCGCCTGGCCAACGGGCTGGGGGTCTACCTCCTTTCGGCCTCGGCCATGACGCTCCTGGTGGAGCGCATCCCGCCCGGGCGCAGCGCCCAGGCCTTCGGGATGTATTCCATCGCCATGCTCCTGCCCTACTGCGTGGTGCCCGCCGTGTTCGACGCCCTCTTCGCCCGGGCCGGGACACTGGCCCAGGGGTACATGGCCATGTCGCTGTGCCTGGCCCCGGCCCTGGTGGTGGCCCCGATCATCGGCCGCCGCGCCGGGGCGTGCCGCCACGCGCCGCCCGCGCCCGTGGGCTACCGGGCCATGGCCCGGGGCGCGGCGCGCCCGCCCGTGGCGGCGGTGCTGGGGGTGTGCGCGCTCTACATCACGGTGTTCTCGGCGGTGTTCTTCCTGGCCAAGGCCTATTTCCAGACCCTGGGGGTGCCCGAGGTGGGGGCTTTCTTCGTGGTGCAGATGGCCTGCATCATTCTGGTGCGCCTGGCGGCCAGCCACCGCTTCGACCGCATCCGCAAAATGTGGCTGATCGGGTTCTGCTTCGGGCTCTCGGGGGTTTCGTGCGTGCTGGCGGCCACGGCCTCGGGCCTCCCGCAACTGCTGGCGGCCGCCGCCGTGATGGGCCTGGGCATGGGGGCCGGGTCCCCGGCCATGAACGCGCTCATGGTGGCCGTGTCGGAGCCGCGCATGCGCGGGGTGAACTCCAACCTGGCCACCATGGCCATGCAGGCCGGGAGCTTCACGGGGCCGCTGGTGGGCACGGCGGCGGTCCACGCCTTCGGCCCGGCGGGGTTCCTCTGGCTGGGCGCGGCGATCTGCGCGGCCGGTCTGGCCCTGTGCCTGGCGGCCATGCGCCTGGACCTGGACCGGGGCGACCCCGCCAGGGACTGACGGGGGCGGGCTGCCGCATCCCCCCGGCCCTGGCCGCGCGCCCAGGAACGGGCGGGGGAAGCGTGAACGCAGCGGCAGCGAGCCATGTCCGCTGACCTGCGGGGGGGCGGGCATGCCCGCGCGGCGGCCATCGATGCGCCACTTCGACTCTTCGCGCATTGCTTTGACATTTTCGCGCTCAAACGTAGGATGGCGCTACGCTTTCTCGACGCCGCCCGCGCCGGAGCGTCCGGGCCGGTCGCTGGCGAGCGATCGATTCCAACCACGTGGAGCCCATCGCCATGAGCCGCAGCAGGGACAAGGCGCTGTTCATCGCCAGGAAGAACATGGCGGGTCTGGTCTATTATTTCCAGGCCCTTGAAGGCATGCCCTTCACCTTGCCCGAGGTGCAGACCTACCTGCAGGGGATCACGGTCGGGGGCCACAAGGTCTCCGACCAGGACAAGCTGAAGCAGCAGGCCCTCGCCTGGCAGCATCTCATCCGGATCGTCGAGGAGGACGCGTTCGAGTTCACCAAGCACGTGGCCTGCGAACTCAACGCCATTGTGGCCAAGGACGAGGCTGCGGTTCCCGGTCGGTTCCGGCAGGGCGCGGTCTGGATCATGGGCACGGACTACGCCCCCCCGGATCACGCGACGCTGGACGCGCGATTCGAGGGGCTGCGGGCACGAGTCGGTGCGACGCGACATACCTTCACGGCAGGCGTGCTGGTCGCCCTGGACATGGCGCGCAACCAATACTTCTTCGACGGCAACAAGAGAACCGGCCTCTTGATGATGAACGGCCTGTTCCTGAGCAAAGGGTTGATGCCCTTCAGCGTCCCCGCGAAAAGCCTCCTGGAATACAACGAGAAGATGCTGCGCTTCTACGAGACGGGGGAAGAGGACGAGATGCTCCGCTTTTTCGAGACGCAGTACGCCCGAGAATACCCGGGGTTCTCCTTCGAAAGCGGGGCATGAGCAGGAAGGAGTGGGGCGGGATCGTCGTCGCGCTGACGAAGGTGCATCCTGTGCGGACCGGATGATCCGGCACAGGATGCGCAATTTCATCAAACACCTATAACATTACGTAAAATCATAGTTCAAAACACCCGGAGCACTCCTTCGCGCACCGATTCACCCATGTCTCTGGAAAGAATTTTCCTGGAAACGCTCCGCAATTTTAATGCATTAGCAC
This window contains:
- the tdh gene encoding L-threonine 3-dehydrogenase, with protein sequence MRALVKTGPGEGLELQRVKKPEPGHNDVLIKIRKTAICGTDVHIWKWDEWAARTIPAPMVVGHEYVGEVVAVGQEVRGFQVGDRVSGEGHVTCGFCRNCRAGRRHLCRNTVGVGVNRPGCFADYLAIPAFNAFKIPDGIEDDLAAIFDPFGNAAHTALSFDLVGEDVLITGAGPIGIMAVAIARHAGARHVVITDVNPYRLGLAEKMGATRAVNVLERGLPEVMAELGMTEGFDVGLEMSGAPRAFESMLENMNHGGRVALLGIPPKSTAIDWNHVIFKGLVIKGIYGREMFETWYKMTAMLQSGLDIRPVITHRFPVEEYALGFEAMIGGQSGKVILDWSA
- a CDS encoding glycine C-acetyltransferase, producing MREQFLTQLDETLEQIRRDGLFKGERVLAGPQAALVRLEDGREVLNFCANNYLGLAGDPRMIQAAKDGLDRYGFGMASVRFICGAQTVHKALEKALSDFLQTEDTILYSSCFDANAGLFETLLGPEDAIVSDALNHASIIDGVRLCKAKRYRYANNDMADLEKQLVQARADGARHILVATDGVFSMDGVVADLDALCDLADKHGALTMVDDSHAVGFVGRHGRGSVELRGVLGRVDVITGTLGKALGGASGGYTSGRRQIVDLLRQRSRPYLFSNSLAPAIAAATLRVLELLASPEGAALRARLEANAALFRKLMEGHGFTLAGAGHPIIPVMLGDAALAGRMAAAMLEEGVYVTGFSYPVVPLGKARIRTQMSAAHTTEHVEQAAAAFAKVGKALGVI
- a CDS encoding B12-binding domain-containing radical SAM protein; the encoded protein is MKILLMNVPDLSIAKTSSSWQLEASDIGIFPPIGIMYLAGALRAHGRHEAVLLDTILERMNHAEVVRKALEIRPDVIGMTVYTPNLHDALALTRRLREALPGVPLVWGGPHADLFPNESLTHDCVDYLVLGEAEHTLPRFLDALEDRTPLADIPALVFRGLDGAPVFTGPAGFVKDIDSLPFPAFDALDYRRYYSAIGTGQPVGTICSSRGCPFNCTFCCRPYSSYRTRSVENIMEEMEAYHGRGIREFFFFDDLFNATAKRVRAIAQAILDRGWNITWAFRGRVDAIDEEMLALARRSGCRQILFGVETSTDEGLRDINKKITIAQVRRAMKMCRKAGIVTSTNWIIGFPHHKTREDVLHLIETAVSIDSDFAQFNILIVYHGTKIFEDGVRKGLFPADIWRAQALDPVPNFVEPIWEERLSRDELSKLLKRCYMRFYFRPMPILRKVLSLRNPRQFMLYAKGALKLLGIGQGRPKDEA
- a CDS encoding acyltransferase, with product MSNPRQEPQGRLEDYMGRTGQAGLAVYLASRASSPLRYALEQTAQALVGWLPGLPGMALRGALYRPLLGACASTPVFESGAELLHMDSIRLGRSVYVDRLARLHASAAAIELGDCTRVMRAAYLCTFTSDSRPGEGIVTGARCWIGVNAVLASGQGGITLGEQVLIGPGAMIVTGDHDFRRLDLQAVERAYTGRPVTVGDNVWIGAGAVLLGGVTVGRDAVIAAGAVVTRDVPPRSVAGGVPAKIISDIEQGAGS
- a CDS encoding N-acyl homoserine lactonase family protein yields the protein MSAKYTIHPLVVGSKRFDKGFMTYQQEMGTPYVIPLYAWLVLGGEKKILVDTGELRPIVSPDREEFIGAKIETIEEGLARHGLTPEDIDIVIHTHLHRDHCENDYKFTNATFYVHEKEMEVVHDPHPLDYRYQEDFILDVEENGQIKTLSEDTEVVPGITMIHTPAHTEGSMSVLIETAKGKALITGFCCIMDNFYPAKEVKGLGMEVIPPSTCLDLKEAYDIVLKCRDMADIIIPLHEPKFAREGAIG
- a CDS encoding acetolactate decarboxylase, which gives rise to MPSRSPLPSTAARLLPGLILALLLAACTPKQPPAVYQLGDFEVFALGDYQGTRPLKELAKSGDFGLGTLHGLDGEMVVVDGVFYRADGQCNLTRPSMDALSPFANLVTFKAQGREAVKDMPHMAALTQWLDARLPKGGFAAARVDAGFKSLTIRSVPGYAQPWPHLTDALKTQHVKTIANARGTLVALRGPARPGGGWVAGWHVHFVSEDRTLGGHVLGFEGLEGQAAWMSLERLVLELPTQKP
- a CDS encoding DUF547 domain-containing protein, encoding MSGPVVPGSGVPGSGVFGFAPTARLLAALLALCLCCAPPARAADDAPYARVLAAHVRGGLVDYPALKADRADLDAYLEGMAAVDLEALPRAQALAAAVNLYNAATLALVRDHWPVASIRDIGGLFGSPWKIRFVRTARGLMTLDELEHGFLRPRFGESRVHAALNCASRGCPPLAGEPFEAARLDEQLDRAARAMLSVPDRARLEGATLHVSAIFDWYSDDFGGKPGVIAFVARHAPPELAGQLAVLDPQAVTLKFLPYDWSVNGPPPGR